One Gemmatimonadaceae bacterium DNA segment encodes these proteins:
- a CDS encoding substrate-binding domain-containing protein: MNRSTMRLLTPTIAVVAAAGALIACTGAGGDKGAAAGKSIPTIAVIPKGTTHEFWKAIHAGAEQAAQELAAQGDTVNLIWKGPLREDDREQQVQVVEGFIAQKVDGIVLAPLDVRALARPVEEAKAAGVPTVIIDSGLETDAYLSYVATDNTKGGELAADRLGELLGGKGNVLVLRLQEGSASTTAREEGFLARLKAKYPGITVVSSNQYAGATRETAKQAAENLLNRFGAELQGIFTPNESSSTGMLLALQDIGKAGKIRFVGFDATQTLLDAMKGGQLDGIAVQNPMRMGYLGVKTMFAHLRNQPFEKKVDTGVTMVTPETMERPEVQEIIRPPVDKYLKGS; the protein is encoded by the coding sequence TGAATCGCTCCACCATGCGCCTGCTCACGCCCACCATCGCTGTCGTTGCTGCTGCCGGCGCGCTCATCGCCTGCACCGGCGCCGGCGGGGACAAGGGCGCCGCCGCCGGAAAGTCCATCCCCACCATTGCCGTCATCCCCAAGGGGACGACGCACGAGTTCTGGAAGGCGATCCACGCCGGCGCCGAACAGGCCGCCCAGGAACTCGCCGCCCAGGGCGACACGGTCAACCTCATCTGGAAGGGACCGCTGCGCGAGGACGATCGCGAGCAGCAGGTGCAAGTCGTCGAGGGTTTCATCGCGCAGAAGGTCGACGGGATCGTCCTCGCCCCGCTCGATGTGCGCGCGCTGGCGCGGCCGGTGGAGGAAGCCAAGGCGGCCGGTGTGCCGACCGTCATCATCGACTCGGGGCTCGAAACCGATGCCTATCTCTCCTACGTCGCGACCGACAACACCAAGGGAGGCGAACTCGCCGCCGACCGGTTGGGCGAGTTGTTAGGCGGGAAGGGGAACGTGCTGGTGCTCCGCCTGCAGGAAGGCTCCGCCAGCACCACGGCACGCGAGGAGGGATTCCTCGCGCGCCTCAAGGCGAAGTATCCCGGGATCACCGTCGTCTCGTCCAACCAGTACGCCGGCGCCACGCGTGAAACGGCCAAGCAGGCCGCCGAGAACCTCCTCAACCGCTTCGGTGCTGAGCTGCAAGGGATCTTCACCCCTAACGAATCGTCGTCGACCGGGATGCTCCTCGCGCTGCAGGACATCGGCAAGGCGGGGAAGATCCGCTTCGTCGGCTTCGACGCGACGCAGACGCTGCTCGATGCGATGAAGGGCGGCCAGCTCGACGGCATCGCGGTGCAGAACCCGATGCGCATGGGATACCTGGGCGTGAAGACGATGTTCGCCCACTTGCGCAACCAGCCGTTCGAGAAGAAGGTCGACACCGGCGTCACGATGGTGACCCCGGAGACGATGGAGCGGCCGGAGGTGCAGGAGATCATCCGCCCGCCGGTCGACAAGTACCTCAAGGGGAGCTGA
- a CDS encoding sugar ABC transporter ATP-binding protein, whose protein sequence is MSGVGSDQVRASGGEAMRVTGIVKRFGATLALDGVDLVIAPGQVHALIGENGAGKSTLMGIIAGALRPDAGSLSLAGSAYAPVTPHDARRRGIALIHQELSLCPHLTVAENVLLGVERARWGWIDRSASLARARALLDELPHPEIRPDRLLRELSLPARQIVEICRALASDARVLLMDEPTSALQGGDVEHLFALIRRLKERGVAILYISHFLEEVRRIADRYTVLRDGRSVASGAIADTTDEAMIAAMVGRPARGLYPVRSRSAGDVVLRVAGLSSPPKLVEASFDLRAGEILGVAGLLGSGRTELLRTLYGLDRCATGTIEAMAGPAAGAGTALARASTAARVRAGVGYVSEDRKGEGLSVTRPIADNICATHPERRVPGLGILDLSRMAERSRHWMRELHVKARSPWQRVSALSGGNQQKVAIARLLHGEARVLLLDEPTRGIDIGAKAEVYEIIARQAARGCAVVLVSSDLPELFGMCDRLAVMSRGRLIEVRPIEEWTPETVLATAIGGIR, encoded by the coding sequence ATGAGCGGCGTGGGGAGCGACCAGGTGCGAGCCAGCGGCGGCGAGGCGATGCGCGTGACGGGGATCGTCAAGCGCTTCGGCGCCACGCTCGCGCTCGACGGCGTGGACCTGGTGATCGCGCCGGGCCAGGTGCACGCGCTCATTGGCGAGAACGGCGCGGGGAAGAGCACGCTCATGGGGATCATTGCCGGCGCGCTGCGCCCCGATGCCGGATCGCTCTCCCTCGCTGGCAGCGCCTACGCACCAGTCACACCGCACGACGCCCGCCGGCGCGGCATTGCCCTCATCCACCAGGAACTCTCGCTCTGCCCGCACCTCACCGTCGCCGAGAACGTCTTGTTAGGCGTGGAGCGTGCGCGCTGGGGATGGATCGATCGCTCGGCGAGCCTGGCACGCGCGCGCGCATTGCTCGATGAACTCCCGCATCCCGAGATCCGTCCCGATCGCCTCCTGCGCGAGCTGAGCCTTCCGGCGCGACAGATCGTCGAGATCTGCCGCGCATTGGCATCCGATGCGCGCGTACTCCTGATGGACGAGCCCACGAGCGCGCTCCAGGGGGGCGACGTCGAGCATCTCTTCGCCCTCATCCGCCGCCTCAAGGAGCGCGGCGTGGCGATTCTCTACATCTCGCACTTTCTCGAAGAAGTGCGGCGCATCGCGGACCGCTACACCGTGTTGCGTGATGGACGCAGCGTGGCGAGTGGGGCCATCGCCGACACCACGGACGAGGCGATGATTGCCGCGATGGTCGGGCGGCCGGCGCGCGGGCTCTATCCGGTGCGGTCGCGCTCCGCGGGCGACGTGGTGTTGCGGGTGGCGGGGCTGTCATCGCCACCCAAGCTGGTCGAGGCGTCGTTCGATCTGCGGGCGGGCGAGATACTCGGCGTCGCCGGATTGTTAGGCTCTGGACGCACCGAGCTGCTGCGCACGCTATATGGGCTCGACCGGTGCGCGACGGGGACGATCGAGGCGATGGCGGGCCCCGCCGCAGGTGCCGGCACCGCACTCGCGCGCGCCTCGACCGCCGCGCGCGTGCGCGCTGGCGTCGGGTACGTGAGCGAGGATCGAAAGGGCGAGGGGCTGTCGGTCACGCGCCCAATCGCCGACAACATCTGCGCCACGCACCCCGAGCGCCGTGTTCCGGGACTCGGCATCCTCGATCTCTCGCGCATGGCCGAGCGCAGCCGGCACTGGATGCGCGAGCTGCACGTGAAGGCGCGCTCGCCATGGCAGCGCGTGAGCGCGCTCTCCGGCGGGAACCAGCAGAAGGTGGCCATCGCCCGCCTGTTGCACGGCGAGGCGCGCGTCCTCCTGCTCGACGAGCCCACGCGCGGTATCGACATCGGGGCCAAGGCCGAAGTCTATGAGATCATCGCTCGTCAGGCAGCGCGCGGGTGCGCCGTTGTGCTCGTGAGTTCGGACCTCCCCGAGCTGTTCGGGATGTGCGATCGCCTGGCCGTGATGTCACGGGGGCGGCTCATCGAGGTGCGCCCCATCGAGGAGTGGACGCCGGAGACCGTGCTGGCCACGGCCATCGGCGGAATACGGTAG
- a CDS encoding alpha-L-fucosidase, with amino-acid sequence MRRVITRQLLATTMLLCTAPAATGLAQGAYVPSAANMASRQWFQDARFGLFVHWGIYAELGAGEWVMNNRGIPAAQYERLSTFFNPTQFDAEAWVALAKAAGMKYITVTSKHHDGFAMFDSKVSDYTVTRRTPFGRDPIKELVAVANREGLKVFFYYSQLDWHSPDYFPVGQTGRASGRPAGGNFDRYLDYMNAQLRELLTGYGPIGGIWLDGMWDRPEANWRLRETYDLIHQLQPAALIGSNHHMTPFPGEDFQMIEKDLPGQNSAGWNTAALGALPLETCETMNGSWGFDLTDQNVKSTRDLVRYLVRAAGANANFLLNVGPMPNGAIQPEFVGRLQEVGAWLRVNGESIYGTRGGPIAARPWGVTTQKGNRVYVHILDWRDDELSIPLTGTVRGARVLGSDAVVRVAPAPGGIVLRGISAARRDEIDTIVVLETSP; translated from the coding sequence ATGCGGCGTGTGATCACTCGCCAACTCCTTGCGACGACGATGTTGCTGTGCACCGCGCCCGCTGCGACGGGTTTGGCGCAAGGCGCGTACGTGCCGAGCGCGGCGAATATGGCGTCGCGCCAGTGGTTCCAGGACGCGCGCTTCGGGCTCTTCGTTCACTGGGGGATCTACGCGGAGCTTGGCGCCGGCGAGTGGGTGATGAACAACCGCGGGATCCCGGCGGCGCAGTACGAGCGGCTGTCGACCTTCTTCAACCCGACGCAGTTCGACGCCGAGGCATGGGTCGCGCTCGCCAAGGCGGCAGGGATGAAGTACATCACCGTCACGAGCAAGCATCACGACGGCTTCGCGATGTTCGACTCGAAGGTGAGTGACTACACCGTGACTCGGCGCACGCCGTTCGGTCGCGACCCCATCAAGGAGCTCGTCGCCGTCGCCAACCGCGAGGGCCTCAAGGTCTTCTTCTACTACTCGCAGCTCGACTGGCACAGCCCGGACTACTTCCCGGTGGGGCAGACGGGGCGAGCCAGCGGCCGTCCCGCCGGCGGCAACTTCGATCGCTACCTGGACTACATGAACGCGCAGCTCCGGGAGCTGCTCACCGGCTACGGCCCGATTGGCGGGATCTGGCTCGACGGGATGTGGGACCGTCCCGAGGCCAACTGGCGGCTGCGAGAGACGTATGACCTCATCCACCAGCTGCAACCCGCAGCGCTCATCGGCTCCAACCACCACATGACCCCCTTTCCCGGCGAGGACTTCCAGATGATCGAGAAGGATCTCCCGGGGCAGAACAGTGCAGGGTGGAACACCGCGGCCCTGGGCGCGCTCCCGCTCGAGACCTGCGAGACGATGAACGGATCGTGGGGGTTCGACCTGACCGACCAGAACGTCAAGAGCACGCGCGACCTGGTGCGCTACCTCGTACGGGCGGCAGGGGCCAATGCGAACTTCCTCCTCAACGTGGGGCCCATGCCTAACGGGGCCATCCAGCCGGAGTTCGTGGGGCGCCTGCAGGAGGTCGGCGCCTGGCTCAGGGTCAACGGCGAGTCCATCTACGGCACGCGCGGCGGGCCCATCGCCGCGCGTCCGTGGGGCGTTACCACGCAGAAGGGGAATCGTGTGTACGTCCACATCCTCGACTGGCGCGACGACGAGCTGTCGATCCCGCTCACGGGCACGGTGCGCGGTGCGCGCGTCCTCGGCAGCGACGCCGTGGTGCGCGTGGCGCCGGCGCCCGGCGGCATCGTGCTGCGCGGCATTTCCGCGGCGCGGCGCGACGAAATCGACACGATCGTGGTGCTGGAGACGAGCCCGTAG
- a CDS encoding serine hydrolase, whose translation MIRSLVRATALVFVSGLLLVPRDGVAQGVADSTARRIDALFARFDSTTPGCLVGVGRNGTPVFKRGYGMANLEYGVPLTANSISESGSVAKQFTAAAVALLQLEGKLSLDDEVRKYIPELPDFGQRITIRHILTMTSGLRDQWALLGLMGREPGSQVHTNTMILDLVARQRELNFAPGSEYLYSNTGYVLAATIVSRVSGMPFAQFEQERLFKPLGMTHTQWRDDYRRVVPARATAYAFERGKWVQDMPFTMVHGNGGLLSSLDDLLAWNESLSNGLLGRPELTQLLETRMRLNDGRTLTYALGLQVNPWRDGVREVSHSGSTAGYRTFLARYPEARTSVAVWCNAANANAVQLGRAVAELFVPRATATRVAATPIAVAERDRIVGMYRAPRTDDGLAIATVGEFARVMGPSNDSLSGTGSPGTYATPSGMTLRFTPADGKATALRVTAPDGEVTELVAATPPTTASLSLGDYAGSYRSPELDARLVVRLDGARLLARISPDDELPLVPYYADGFRMGPATLRFVRDASGNITGLRAFAGRARNVRYDREREAPPRSR comes from the coding sequence ATGATCCGATCGCTCGTCCGCGCGACTGCGCTGGTGTTCGTCAGTGGTCTCCTCCTCGTGCCGCGCGATGGTGTGGCGCAGGGCGTTGCAGACTCCACGGCACGTCGCATCGACGCCCTCTTCGCTCGTTTCGACAGCACCACGCCGGGGTGCCTGGTGGGGGTGGGGCGCAACGGCACGCCCGTCTTCAAGCGCGGCTACGGGATGGCCAACCTCGAGTACGGCGTCCCGCTCACGGCCAACTCGATCTCCGAGTCCGGGTCGGTGGCCAAGCAGTTCACCGCCGCGGCGGTGGCATTGTTGCAGCTGGAAGGGAAGCTCTCGCTGGACGACGAGGTGCGGAAGTACATCCCCGAGCTCCCCGACTTCGGCCAGCGGATCACCATCCGCCACATCCTCACGATGACGAGCGGGCTCCGCGACCAGTGGGCGCTGCTCGGGCTCATGGGGCGCGAGCCGGGGTCCCAGGTGCACACGAACACGATGATCCTCGACCTCGTCGCTCGGCAGCGCGAGCTGAACTTCGCGCCGGGGAGCGAGTACCTGTACAGCAACACCGGCTACGTGCTGGCGGCGACGATCGTGTCGCGGGTGAGCGGGATGCCGTTTGCCCAGTTCGAGCAGGAGCGGCTGTTCAAGCCGTTAGGCATGACGCACACGCAGTGGCGCGACGACTACCGGCGCGTGGTCCCCGCTCGCGCCACCGCCTACGCCTTCGAGCGCGGGAAGTGGGTGCAGGACATGCCGTTCACGATGGTGCACGGCAACGGGGGGCTCCTCTCGTCGCTCGACGACCTCCTGGCCTGGAACGAGTCGCTGTCGAACGGTCTCCTTGGGCGGCCGGAGCTGACGCAGCTCCTCGAGACGCGCATGCGCCTCAACGACGGGCGCACGCTCACCTACGCGTTAGGCTTGCAGGTGAACCCCTGGCGCGATGGCGTGCGCGAGGTCTCGCACTCGGGCTCGACCGCCGGCTATCGCACCTTCCTCGCGCGCTATCCCGAGGCGCGCACCTCGGTCGCGGTGTGGTGCAACGCGGCGAATGCCAATGCAGTGCAGCTGGGGCGCGCGGTGGCCGAGCTGTTCGTTCCCCGCGCGACGGCGACGCGCGTCGCCGCCACGCCGATCGCCGTGGCGGAGCGCGACCGGATCGTGGGGATGTACCGCGCGCCGCGCACCGACGACGGACTCGCGATCGCCACCGTCGGCGAGTTCGCACGCGTCATGGGCCCGTCGAACGACTCGCTGTCGGGCACAGGTTCACCGGGCACATACGCCACCCCCTCGGGGATGACGCTTCGCTTCACGCCGGCCGACGGCAAGGCCACCGCGCTCCGCGTCACCGCACCAGATGGCGAGGTGACCGAGCTCGTCGCGGCGACGCCGCCGACCACCGCCTCGTTGTCGTTAGGCGACTATGCCGGGAGCTATCGATCGCCGGAGCTGGACGCGCGACTCGTGGTGCGGCTCGATGGCGCTCGCCTCCTGGCACGCATCTCGCCCGACGACGAACTCCCGCTGGTACCGTACTACGCCGACGGCTTTCGGATGGGGCCGGCGACGCTGCGATTCGTGCGCGACGCGAGCGGGAACATCACGGGACTCCGCGCCTTTGCCGGGCGCGCCCGCAACGTGCGCTACGATCGCGAGCGCGAGGCGCCACCGCGCTCACGCTGA
- a CDS encoding VOC family protein: MAFLDLVTLIVRDYDRAIAFFTEVLGFVLAEDSPSLTNDGRPKRWVVVRPSPGGSGLLLARADGGAQEECAGRQFAGRVGLFLRVEDFAATLARLQAAGVSIVAPPRDEPYGQVAIFLDCEGNRWDLLGPRG; encoded by the coding sequence ATGGCATTCCTCGACCTGGTGACGCTCATCGTGCGCGACTACGATCGGGCGATCGCGTTCTTCACCGAAGTCCTCGGCTTCGTGCTTGCTGAAGATAGCCCGTCCCTGACGAATGATGGACGCCCCAAGCGCTGGGTCGTCGTGCGTCCGTCCCCCGGAGGGAGCGGGCTACTCCTGGCGCGCGCGGACGGGGGCGCGCAAGAGGAGTGCGCGGGCCGGCAGTTTGCCGGGCGCGTCGGACTCTTCCTGCGGGTTGAGGACTTTGCTGCGACACTGGCGCGGTTGCAGGCGGCGGGAGTGTCCATCGTCGCACCGCCACGAGACGAGCCGTACGGCCAGGTGGCGATCTTTCTCGACTGCGAAGGGAACCGATGGGATCTCCTGGGTCCGCGAGGCTGA
- a CDS encoding FAD-binding oxidoreductase, which yields MTGASVIIAGAGIVGSSIAYHLAARGCRDILLLERSESPASGSTGRSAGGVRHQFGSAVNVRLSLYSIARLSAFTEEIGGHASLRQVGYLFLHTEPASWERYQRQAQLQRSLGVPAELLSAEESARLVPGTRVDDVLGASFCPWDGYCDPYGIAMGYLARARALGARVRCDTPVTEVRRKGERVVALRTPHGEAGCDVFVNAAGAWAGRVGALAGLDIPVHPYRRTIYMSDAFDGLPDGMPFTFDVSSGFYIRKEGQALLFGLTNPHEPSSERLDVDWEWMDTVLEAGVRRFPLLGEARLAHDRCWSGLYEVTPDHMPILGRHPDLANYVDASGFSGHGVMHSPATGLLMAEEVLDGRAHTIDIDELRIARFASRELRSETNVF from the coding sequence GTGACGGGCGCGTCGGTCATCATCGCGGGCGCCGGCATTGTCGGCTCGTCGATCGCGTACCACCTCGCGGCGCGCGGCTGCCGCGACATCCTTCTTCTCGAGCGATCGGAGTCGCCGGCCAGCGGGAGCACCGGGCGTTCCGCTGGAGGTGTTCGGCATCAGTTCGGCTCTGCGGTCAATGTGCGGCTCTCGCTGTATTCCATCGCACGGCTCAGCGCCTTCACGGAGGAGATTGGGGGACACGCCTCGCTGCGGCAGGTGGGCTACCTCTTCCTGCATACCGAGCCTGCCTCGTGGGAGCGCTACCAGCGACAGGCACAGCTGCAACGCTCGCTCGGTGTCCCGGCAGAGTTGTTGAGCGCCGAGGAGTCGGCGCGCCTCGTACCGGGGACGCGGGTCGACGACGTGCTGGGCGCCTCGTTCTGCCCTTGGGACGGCTATTGCGATCCGTATGGCATTGCGATGGGATACCTCGCGCGCGCCCGCGCGTTAGGCGCGCGCGTACGGTGCGACACACCCGTGACCGAAGTCCGGCGCAAGGGTGAGCGCGTCGTGGCGCTGCGGACCCCCCATGGCGAGGCTGGCTGCGACGTGTTCGTCAACGCGGCCGGCGCGTGGGCCGGACGTGTCGGGGCGCTCGCCGGGCTCGACATCCCGGTGCACCCGTATCGCCGCACGATCTACATGAGTGATGCATTCGACGGGCTCCCGGACGGGATGCCCTTCACCTTCGACGTCTCCAGCGGCTTCTATATCCGCAAGGAGGGGCAGGCGCTCCTCTTCGGCCTCACCAATCCGCATGAGCCCTCCAGCGAGCGTCTCGACGTCGATTGGGAGTGGATGGACACCGTGCTCGAAGCAGGCGTGCGACGCTTCCCGCTGTTAGGGGAGGCACGGCTCGCGCACGATCGCTGCTGGTCCGGGTTGTACGAGGTCACGCCAGACCACATGCCGATCCTGGGGCGACACCCCGACCTGGCGAACTACGTCGACGCGAGCGGCTTCAGCGGGCACGGCGTGATGCACTCGCCGGCGACGGGGTTGCTGATGGCCGAGGAGGTGCTCGATGGGCGCGCCCACACCATCGACATCGATGAGCTGCGGATCGCGCGCTTTGCGTCACGCGAGTTGCGGAGTGAGACGAACGTGTTCTAG
- a CDS encoding S8 family serine peptidase: MRVRDGVARLEVLYNTSLCRTGQLQLLADTAPVYDASSGTLRVPVVIRNVGSTAVVAPTRIFFNADSSQFLGSQGQILPGTPDIVATNLDTTLAGGRAGSWRYDTLLAAGAPPQVLAPGATTRRKWLVFAGSSLAQWVRLKLATMATLVGSVPAIAPDSIPVTLLGTLPNLTAPDGETLKAQLVVVLFHREATVVDRARAINGIGGFVVGGRRTIQGDGWYIVRVPTATTVDSVLSVLDALMSDPSVEVAGEYSTSTPRDESWMKPHDGPLWQRSSWAVVPVLASGINQAMERVGAPLAWGCETGSTTVRLGTVDAGFGRPADLAPNIVDVVDPVVLGDHGTMMASIVAAVGNNSRGMSGVMWSASLLLRNKLVDARDSTRIAPVPWWTAIEENLLQLGRAGASIMQSAILRLQQEGRTPLVVLSAGNDGIDARLAGYVGARAKYPNQVVVVGAVRADGAPWPVSNHGPAVDVYAPGEDVGAITRAEKDTVASGTSFAAPIVAGSAGLLLSFIPNLTTMELRSLVLAGANDSVSVSGYRRPLLSAYGALRTAARRPGAPLCGNPVAFSAQLDTIQQTSTITVYAKRSPGAGDFESLSTFTVPGINGAPVYLPHGGKQILVDLGDGLGLHRVAQYTATGWQTLSAPWPIATDSSVSGVTWSSRGWSHDGDTALYVTKTMNPGFLTANVSYNLWSAGLLGATLATRANLPDRWTPAGGGGANTGGVGFAGTLSPTGRFAVTVVTDGAAPGQYRFSKVDLPSGSDSLLFTDVLDWAPQYPSAYAGPAPFFGLTVAEDGSELWYTAPVQNDAHYYGCVFKRYSLTQRQFASVDVLPGNGLTACTPTSFAWQGGAARLAGPRVAR, translated from the coding sequence GTGCGCGTGCGCGATGGCGTGGCGCGCTTGGAGGTCCTCTACAACACCTCCCTGTGCCGCACGGGACAGCTGCAACTGCTCGCGGACACCGCGCCGGTCTACGACGCGAGTTCCGGCACGCTCCGCGTGCCGGTGGTGATCAGGAATGTCGGCAGCACGGCCGTCGTGGCGCCCACGCGCATCTTCTTCAACGCCGACAGCTCGCAGTTTCTCGGGTCGCAAGGACAGATCCTCCCCGGGACGCCGGACATCGTCGCCACGAACCTGGACACGACGCTGGCGGGTGGCCGCGCCGGCTCGTGGCGCTATGACACCCTGCTGGCCGCGGGTGCGCCGCCGCAGGTCCTCGCGCCGGGGGCAACCACACGGCGCAAATGGCTCGTGTTTGCGGGAAGCAGTCTCGCACAGTGGGTCCGGCTCAAGTTGGCGACCATGGCGACGCTCGTCGGAAGCGTGCCGGCGATCGCGCCGGACTCGATACCGGTGACTCTGTTGGGGACCTTACCGAATCTGACAGCGCCCGATGGAGAGACGCTGAAGGCGCAGCTGGTCGTTGTATTGTTTCATCGCGAAGCGACGGTTGTCGATCGCGCGAGAGCGATAAATGGGATCGGCGGTTTCGTCGTGGGCGGGCGGAGGACAATTCAAGGGGACGGTTGGTACATCGTGCGTGTGCCGACCGCAACGACCGTGGACAGCGTTCTCTCCGTCCTCGATGCGCTGATGTCGGATCCATCGGTTGAAGTGGCAGGCGAGTACTCGACCAGCACTCCGCGGGACGAGTCCTGGATGAAGCCGCACGACGGCCCGCTCTGGCAGCGTTCGTCATGGGCGGTCGTTCCCGTATTGGCGTCCGGCATCAATCAGGCGATGGAGCGAGTTGGAGCGCCACTCGCGTGGGGGTGCGAGACTGGCAGCACTACTGTCCGTCTCGGCACGGTGGATGCAGGATTCGGGCGACCGGCTGATCTGGCGCCGAACATCGTGGATGTTGTTGATCCGGTAGTACTGGGCGATCACGGGACGATGATGGCGTCCATCGTCGCGGCTGTAGGAAACAACTCCCGTGGAATGTCCGGAGTCATGTGGAGTGCGTCGCTTCTTCTGCGAAACAAGTTGGTCGACGCTCGAGACTCCACCAGAATCGCGCCTGTGCCATGGTGGACGGCGATTGAGGAGAATCTGCTGCAGCTAGGTAGAGCGGGCGCTTCGATCATGCAGTCAGCCATCCTCCGACTTCAGCAGGAGGGCCGGACTCCTCTCGTTGTGTTGAGCGCCGGAAATGACGGCATCGACGCGAGGCTCGCGGGATACGTCGGAGCCCGCGCCAAGTACCCAAACCAGGTCGTGGTGGTCGGCGCTGTGCGTGCGGATGGTGCACCGTGGCCGGTTTCAAACCATGGACCAGCGGTCGACGTATACGCACCGGGAGAAGACGTCGGGGCCATCACCAGAGCCGAGAAGGACACGGTGGCCTCGGGTACCTCTTTCGCCGCGCCCATTGTTGCGGGTAGTGCAGGCCTTCTGCTGTCATTCATTCCGAATCTCACGACGATGGAGCTACGATCGTTGGTGCTTGCTGGCGCCAATGACTCCGTGAGTGTGAGTGGCTATCGGCGCCCTCTGCTTAGTGCATACGGTGCACTCCGCACCGCCGCCCGCCGCCCCGGCGCCCCCCTCTGCGGCAACCCGGTCGCGTTCTCCGCGCAGCTCGACACGATTCAACAGACGTCCACCATCACGGTGTACGCGAAACGGTCGCCGGGCGCCGGCGACTTCGAATCGCTGAGCACCTTCACGGTGCCAGGCATCAACGGCGCCCCCGTGTACCTGCCACATGGAGGCAAGCAGATCCTCGTCGATCTTGGCGATGGGCTCGGATTGCATCGCGTAGCCCAGTATACCGCCACCGGGTGGCAGACGCTCAGTGCCCCGTGGCCGATCGCCACCGACTCCAGCGTCTCGGGTGTTACGTGGTCGTCGCGCGGTTGGTCGCACGATGGCGATACGGCGTTGTACGTCACCAAGACGATGAACCCTGGTTTCCTCACCGCCAACGTCTCGTACAATCTCTGGTCCGCCGGGTTGCTCGGCGCGACACTCGCCACGCGGGCCAATCTTCCCGACCGGTGGACGCCCGCAGGCGGTGGCGGGGCGAACACTGGTGGCGTCGGCTTCGCGGGGACGCTCTCCCCCACGGGGCGCTTTGCCGTCACGGTGGTCACCGATGGAGCGGCCCCCGGACAGTACCGTTTCTCCAAGGTCGACCTTCCCAGCGGCTCCGATTCGCTGCTCTTCACCGACGTCCTCGACTGGGCGCCCCAGTATCCGAGCGCCTACGCCGGGCCGGCGCCCTTCTTCGGCCTCACCGTGGCAGAAGATGGATCGGAACTGTGGTACACCGCGCCGGTGCAGAACGACGCGCACTACTATGGCTGCGTGTTCAAGCGCTACTCACTCACGCAGCGCCAGTTCGCGTCCGTTGACGTGTTGCCGGGCAACGGCCTGACCGCCTGTACGCCCACGTCGTTTGCCTGGCAGGGTGGGGCCGCGCGCCTGGCGGGGCCGCGCGTGGCACGGTAA
- a CDS encoding EamA family transporter, which yields MPPSAFSLVLASAVLHATWNYLLKRAGGTQQVVALSKVAEAVLLAPVFAWGFAAALPDTPTVLWYTGIAATGVGLNYVFLAHAYRHGDLSVVYPISRGAILAFLPIAGWFALGERVAPAGVAGLAAIIAGILVLNLPAFSAGAMRTLGQSLRSRATVYSVAAGFVAAGYTVWDKRAIRHLAPFAYIYLYTVLVAGGYAAWLAWRVAPGDVRRTWMSHRLAIVAIGLLNTCSYLLILLSLRTGVTSYVLGMRQLSIAVGVFLGWWLLGERITRPRLCGVGLIVAGCLVVTMVA from the coding sequence ATGCCGCCGAGCGCATTCTCCCTGGTCCTTGCCTCCGCGGTGCTGCACGCGACGTGGAACTACCTGCTCAAGCGCGCCGGGGGGACGCAGCAGGTGGTGGCGCTCAGCAAGGTGGCCGAGGCGGTGCTCCTGGCGCCGGTCTTCGCGTGGGGGTTCGCCGCCGCGCTCCCCGACACGCCGACGGTGCTGTGGTACACCGGCATCGCGGCGACCGGTGTGGGGCTCAACTACGTCTTCCTGGCGCACGCCTACCGTCACGGCGACCTCTCCGTCGTCTACCCCATCTCGCGCGGCGCCATCCTTGCTTTCCTCCCCATCGCCGGGTGGTTCGCGTTAGGCGAGCGGGTGGCGCCGGCGGGGGTGGCCGGGCTCGCCGCCATCATCGCGGGGATCCTCGTCCTCAACCTGCCGGCCTTCTCCGCCGGGGCCATGCGCACGCTGGGGCAGTCGCTGCGCTCGCGCGCCACGGTGTACTCCGTTGCGGCCGGCTTCGTGGCGGCCGGATACACCGTGTGGGACAAGCGCGCCATTCGCCACCTGGCGCCCTTTGCCTACATCTATTTGTACACCGTGCTGGTGGCGGGGGGATATGCGGCGTGGCTGGCCTGGCGCGTTGCGCCTGGCGACGTGCGTCGCACGTGGATGTCGCATCGCTTGGCGATCGTGGCCATCGGGCTCCTCAACACCTGTTCGTACCTCCTGATCCTGCTCTCGCTGCGCACCGGCGTGACGAGCTACGTGCTGGGGATGCGCCAACTCAGCATTGCCGTTGGCGTCTTCCTGGGGTGGTGGCTGCTGGGCGAGCGGATCACGCGCCCGCGCCTGTGCGGCGTGGGGCTCATCGTCGCCGGCTGTCTGGTGGTGACGATGGTCGCGTGA